A window from Toxoplasma gondii ME49 chromosome IX, whole genome shotgun sequence encodes these proteins:
- a CDS encoding cpw-wpc domain-containing protein (encoded by transcript TGME49_266770) yields MSFGFPAPQPGSTTSELIEAESPHISCQTSEDTKEENVIHAEAELEAAADEATGKLQKDLDVVEPPRSPEEKETKAREKSGFLTNILEKAAHAFASSSLTQMEGGEEVREFQKRIIAALDEKKPPSPMTQEDFSELAEETAPVVATECVRDYSVQCPNDFTPDEANCVALDSYSGPCTKTQKDLHKLTDEQKAVWSDICQVSFPCLPDSCPAGSNYRRQCPVDWKPDADGRCHAASGKSPCDSKIRGDSSAEEKANFESTCKVRWPCLPLNCAKDYSAACPEGWYQSSNHLCSPPALYNGPCKQPVDTSEYVGRSDLKAAFEKRCLAPWKCNWPLTARQRDYEATCPLSWFRLTDGTCEAPPDFQSSANCPRRINSAMSASEKASFAVGCDVDFPFAERGECPRDFSSRCPIGWLDVGDGLTCRAPEDYIGKCDRVLNFGKMNDSQKLDKMALCTVDWPCIGEWTRGITFVRVESTRKSPLPSSTAQANGAVNESGAVETPLTQ; encoded by the exons ATGTCATTCGGATTCCCTGCGCCGCAGCCTGGTTCCACCACCTCCGAACTTATAGAAGCTGAGTCGCCGCACATTAGCTGTCAGACGTCTGAAGacacgaaggaagagaatgTTATTCATGCGGAAGCGGAATTGGAGGCAGCGGCAGACGAAGCCACCGGCAAGCTGCAGAAAGATTTAGATGTTGTAGAGCCACCGCGCAGtcctgaagagaaagaaacgaaagctCGGGAAAAAAGCGGATTCCTAACCAATATCTTAGAGAAAGCAGCCCACGCGTTTGCGTCATCCAGTCTAACTCAAATGGAAG gaggagaagaggtcCGGGAGTTTCAGAAGCGGATTATTGCAGCCCTAGACGAG AAAAAGCCTCCGTCACCAATGACACAAGAAGATTTCAGTGAGCTGGCA gaagagacagcaccG GTGGTGGCAACCGAGTGTGTTCGAGACTACTCTGTACAGTGCCCCAATGACTTCACCCCTGACGAGGCGAATTGCGTTGCGTTGGATTCGTACTCTGGGCCATGCACGAAAACACAAAAGGATCTGCACAAACTAACGGATGAGCAGAAAGCAGTCTGGTCGGATATTTGCCAGGTCAGCTTCCCGTGCTTGCCCGACAGTTGCCCCGCGGGCTCGAACTATAGAAGGCAATGCCCCGTGGACTGGAAGCCGGATGCCGATGGAAGATGCCATGCCGCTTCGGGCAAGTCTCCGTGCGACAGCAAAATCCGGGGGGACTCATCCGCTGAAGAAAAGGCTAACTTTGAGTCTACTTGCAAAGTGCGCTGGCCTTGCCTTCCTCTTAACTGCGCCAAGGATTATAGCGCCGCGTGCCCGGAAGGTTGGTATCAATCCTCGAACCATCTGTGTTCTCCACCGGCGCTCTACAACGGCCCATGCAAGCAGCCAGTAGATACGAGTGAATACGTCGGAAGGAGCGATCTAAAGGCAGCTTTTGAAAAGAGGTGTCTTGCCCCCTGGAAGTGCAACTGGCCGTTGACTGCTCGGCAAAGAGATTACGAAGCAACTTGTCCTCTTTCCTGGTTTCGCTTGACTGACGGGACATGCGAGGCTCCACCGGACTTTCAGTCATCCGCGAACTGTCCTCGTCGCATAAATTCTGCAATGTCTGCATCTGAGAAAGCATCGTTTGCGGTTGGATGCGATGTAGATTTCCCTTTTGCCG AACGTGGGGAGTGCCCGCGAGATTTCTCGTCAAGGTGCCCGATCGGCTGGCTTGACGTAGGAGACGGACTCACTTGCCGGGCTCCTGAAGATTACATCGGGAAAT GCGACCGAGTGCTCAACTTTGGGAAGATGAACGACAGCCAGAAGCTCGATAAGATGGCTCTGTGCACCGTTGACTGGCCTT GCATCGGCGAATGGACTCGGGGAATTACA TTTGTTCGTGTGGAGTCGACACGGAAATCCCCGTTGCCGTCATCTACAGCACAGGCGAACGGCGCTGTCAACGAAAGTGGTGCTGTGGAGACTCCCCTCACACAGTAA
- a CDS encoding isocitrate dehydrogenase (encoded by transcript TGME49_266760~Signal peptide predicted by SignalP 2.0 HMM (probability 0.977) with cleavage site probability 0.883 at residue 17), producing MYPLLCVFFAFFSPVHARSASQFSGSRCRPSAAILVPAVLPREPTNSCSGFLRQSYKDLLRCTVSPASAPRSGDGTGHLHIPCSRTPYPGNSHYLATVTHPETVPETRIFVRRGLSLVSRAKSYLSPLCGGQQVDGFGRPPPVTASGVQPSSASCKTVKKEERSNALSQTGIMNKMSGFQRIKVDQPVVEMDGDEMARVIWAMIKEKLILPYLDIPLMYYDLSIQHRDKTDDQVTIDAALAIKRHGVGVKCATITPDEQRVKEFNLKKMWKSPNATIRNTLDGTIFRAPILMKNVPRLVPSWTKPIIIGRHAHADQYKALDFTVDKPGRFVMSFIPADKSNPEVHEVYEFKGGGVALGMYNTDASIKGFAHSCFQYALDQKMPLYLSTKNTVLKKYDGRFKDIFQTIYEKEYKQKFEEAGLWYEHRLIDDMVAQAIKSSGGFVWACKNYDGDVQSDVVAQGYGSLGLMTSVLVCPDGKTIEAEAAHGTVTRHYRQYQKGIKTSTNPIASIYAWTRSLGHRAKLDNNQKLKEFVEALEDACVETVEAGFMTKDLALAIKGDKLTDRDYLCTEDFMDKLARVAERKLLERQIISKA from the exons ATGTAcccgcttctctgtgtttttttcgcttttttctcgcccgtgcatgcgcggagtGCTTCGCAGTTTAGTGGTTCCCGTTGTCGTCCATCTGCTGCAATTCTCGTCCCCGCCGTGTTGCCCCGTGAGCCTACCAATTCTTGCTCAGGATTTTTGCGCCAAAGCTACAAGGACCTCTTGCGGTGCACTGTGTCTCCAGCATCTGCACCGCGGAGTGGAGACGGAACGGGTCATCTACACATACCATGTTCGCGCACACCCTACCCGGGAAACAGCCATTACCTTGCAACTGTCACGCACCCAGAAACCGTCCCTGAAACCCGCATTTTCGTCAGGCGCGGTCTAAGTCTCGTATCACGTGCCAAGAGCTACCTGTCTCCACTTTGTGGAGGCCAGCAAGTCGATGGTTTCGGTCGTCCTCCCCCTG TGACCGCGTCTGGAGTGCAACCATCCTCAGCTTCCTGCAAGACGGTAAAGAAGGAGGAACGTAGCAACGCACTAAGCCAAACTGGAATAATGAACAAAATGTCAGGATTCCAGCGAATCAAGGTGGACCAGCCAGTGGTGGAGATGGACGGCGATGAGATGGCCCGGGTCATCTGGGCAATGATCAAGGAGAAG CTGATTCTCCCCTATCTTGATATTCCTTTGATGTACTACGACTTGAGCATTCAACACCGCGATAAGACAGATGATCAGGTCACGATAGATGCTGCCCTGGCCATCAAACGCCATGGGGTTGGTGTTAAATGTGCGACTATCACGCCAGATGAACAGAGAGTGAAGG AGTTCAACCTCAAGAAAATGTGGAAGTCGCCAAATGCAACGATCAGGAACACCCTGGACGGCACCATTTTTCGAGCTCCCATTCTGATGAAAAAC GTCCCTCGCCTAGTACCTTCGTGGACGAAACCAATCATCATTGGTCGTCATGCTCACGCTGACCAATACAAAGCGCTCGATTTCACCGTGGACAAACCTGGCCGCTTTGTGATGAGCTTCATCCCTGCTGACAA GTCTAACCCTGAGGTGCACGAAGTCTACGAGTTCAAAGGCGGCGGCGTTGCTCTCGGAATGTATAATACCGATGCAAGTATCAAAGGATTTGCACACTCGTGTTTTCAGTACGCGCTGGACCAGAAGATGCCTCTGTACCTCAGTACGAAAAACACGGTTCTCAAAAAATATGATGGAAGGTTCAAGGATATATTTCAAACAATTTATGAGAAGGAGTACAAGCAAAAGTTTGAGGAGGCTGGACTCTG GTACGAACATCGCCTGATCGATGACATGGTCGCCCAAGCAATCAAAAGCTCTGGCGGCTTTGTTTGGGCGTGCAAGAATTATGACGGAGATGTTCAGTCGGATGTCGTAGCCCAGGGATATGGAAGTCTCGGTTTGATGACAAGTGTGCTTGTCTGTCCAGACGGAAAGACAAtcgaagcagaggcagccCATGGCACCGTCACGCGGCACTATCGGCAGTACCAAAAGGGAATCAAGACATCAACAAATCCGATAGCCTCTATTTACGCGTGGACACGATCTCTCGGTCATCGGGCAAAACTTGATAACAATCAGAAGCTTAAGGAATTTGTCGAGGCGTTGGAAGATGCCTGTGTAGAGACCGTAGAGGCAGGCTTTATGACGAAGGATCTGGCACTGGCCATAAAAGGCGACAAGCTGACTGACAGGGACTACCTTTGCACAGAAGATTTCATGGACAAACTAGCGCGCGTGGCTGAGCGCAAGCTTTTGGAACGACAGATCATAAGTAAAGCGTAG